The Apus apus isolate bApuApu2 chromosome 20, bApuApu2.pri.cur, whole genome shotgun sequence genome includes a region encoding these proteins:
- the LOC127392861 gene encoding tumor necrosis factor receptor superfamily member 8-like: MAAHSLALGLWLLLLLQDIQTAPQTPLSPSGSCDTHENWFYDETSQTCCYQCPSGYVKKKACPRDPEEDCMRCGPEQYVNEDFQRPQCDACVSCAKESDLVEKEPCSFNSSRVCECRPGLFCQTPVKHTCSRCQQHTVCKPGFGVKVRGNSTTDVTCEKCPDGTFSDQNSSTDICKPHTNCASLNKVALSKGNATHDQVCLDQLPTFLTPSTLSMRLSNETSNSDLRTFEENLVTITSILLSATTSENSSSTPEEKALAGTFPTSANGKMAMGGLLLWGVVLSVIVLLVGMLLFWKLKFCKKQILILVRKRPDLGNKCEKITLTTDSGLEEKELIDRTLNLETNNNLASSTEKACTPDLSLADVTQSNGNAPDCPMDSRVRDHTNNRIETICIMNANTVIVGPISDGSSGKNCAARGCESNVDAHETMEEELAMHYPEQETESFPGNDVMVPVEEEGKEFHHPTTATEK; the protein is encoded by the exons ACACCATTAAGCCCATCTGGTTCCTGTGATACACATGAGAATTGGTTCTATGATGAAACTTCACAAACCTGCTGTTACCAGTGTCCCTCAG gctatgttaaaaagaaagcatGCCCCAGGGACCCAGAGGAAGACTGTATGAGATGTGGACCTGAGCAATATGTGAATGAAGATTTCCAAAGGCCACAATGTGATGCTTGCGTATCGTGTGCTAAAG AATCTGACCTTGTGGAGAAGGAGCCCTGCTCCTTCAACTCCAGCCGGGTGTGCGAGTGCCGCCCAGGCCTCTTCTGTCAAACTCCTGTGAAGCACACCTGCAGCAGATGCCAGCAGCACACTGTTTGCAAGCCTGGTTTTGGAGTCAAAGTCAGAG GCAACTCCACAACTGATGTAACCTGTGAAAAGTGTCCTGATGGAACCTTCTCTGATCAAAACTCCAGCACTGACATCTGCAAGCCCCACACAAA CTGTGCCTCCCTAAACAAAGTAGCACTAAGCAAAGGAAATGCCACACACGATCAGGTTTGTCTGGACCAACTGCCCACCTTCCTCACCCCAAGCACTTTGTCCATGAGACTCAGCAATGAAACAAGTAACTCTGACCTAAGGACATTTGAGGAGAACCTGGTGACCATCACTAGTATTCTTTTAAGTGCCACCACATCTGAAAACTCCAGTTCAACTCCTGAGGAGAAAGCTCTGGCTGGCACTTTTCCTACCTCGGCCAATGGCAAGATGGCAATGGGAG GTCTACTTCTTTGGGGAGTGGTTCTCTCTGTGATAGTGCTACTTGTGGGCATGCTATTATTTTGGAAATTGAAGTTTTGCAAGAAGCAGATCCTCATCCTCGTAAGAAAGC GTCCTGATCTAGGAAACAAATGTGAA AAGATCACACTGACTACTGACAGTGGGCTAGAAGAGAAGGAGTTAATTGACAGAACCCTCAATTTGGAAACCAACAATAACTTGGCttccagcacagaaaaagcatgTACTCCTGATCTGAGTCTGGCTGATGTGACACAGAGCAATGGAAATGCTCCAGATTGTCCTATGGATTCTCGAGTCAGAGACCACACGAATAATCGAATTG aaaCAATATGCATCATGAACGCCAACACTGTTATTGTGGGGCCAATTTCAGATGGGTCTAGTGGCAAGAACTGTGCTGCTAGAGGATGCGAAAGTAATGTGGATGCTCATGAAACCATGGAAGAGGAACTGGCAATGCACTATCCAGAGCAGGAAACTGAGTCTTTTCCAGGGAATGATGTGATGGTTCctgtggaggaggaggggaaggaattTCATCACCCCACCACTGCCACTGAAAAGTGA